A genome region from Manihot esculenta cultivar AM560-2 chromosome 5, M.esculenta_v8, whole genome shotgun sequence includes the following:
- the LOC110614799 gene encoding uncharacterized protein LOC110614799, producing the protein MKTPFLFVCVIVLCVTGFCQGGALRKKFYKTSCPQAEDIVRRVTWSHVLSNPNLPAKLLRMHFHDCFVRGCDGSILLNSTATSTAEKDAIPNLTLSGFDTIDAIKSELENACPGVVSCADILALAARDSVSFQFQKPMWEVLTGRRDGNVSLASDVFSNLPSPFFDFSTLLKNFKNKGLNVHDLVVLSGGHTIGVGHCNLFSNRLYNFTGKGDQDPSLNSTYATFLKTKCQSLSDATTTVELDPGSSLNFDSNYFVILKENKGLFQSDAALITDKIARNIAGELVDSGTFFVEFAQSMKRLGAVQVLTGTEGEIRNKCSVVNAIEKYIHPKVSNMKTHFLFVCVIVLSVIGVCQGGALRKKFYKTSCPQAEDIVRRITWSHVLSNPNLPAKLLRMHFHDCFVRGCDGSILLNSTATSTAEKDAIPNLTLSGFDTIDAIKSEIENACPGVVSCADILALAARDSVSFQFQKPMWEVLTGRRDGNVSLASDVFSNLPSPFFDFSTLLKNFKNKGLNVHDLVVLSGGHTIGVGHCNLFSNRLYNFTGKGDQDPSLNSTYAAFLKTKCQSLSDSTTTVEMDPDSSLNFDGNYFVILKENKGLFQSDAALLTNKIARNIAGELVDSGAFFVEFAQSMKRLGAVQVLTGAEGEIRNKCSVVNA; encoded by the exons ATGAAGACCCCTTTTCTCTTTGTCTGTGTGATTGTTTTGTGTGTGACTGGGTTTTGTCAAGGAGGTGCTTTGAGGAAGAAATTCTACAAGACATCCTGTCCTCAAGCAGAGGATATTGTCAGAAGGGTCACCTGGAGCCATGTCTTAAGCAACCCCAACTTGCCTGCAAAGCTTTTGAGAATGCATTTTCATGACTGTTTTGTTAGG GGCTGCGACGGCTCTATTTTACTAAATTCCACTGCTACTAGCACTGCGGAGAAAGATGCAATTCCAAATCTAACTTTATCAGGATTTGATACTATTGATGCCATAAAATCAGAGTTAGAGAATGCATGTCCAGGAGTTGTATCTTGTGCTGACATCTTGGCCTTGGCCGCGAGGGACTCAGTTTCCTTCCAA TTCCAAAAACCCATGTGGGAAGTGCTTACTGGTAGGAGAGACGGCAACGTTTCATTAGCTTCCGATGTCTTTTCTAACCTTCCTTCGCCCTTCTTCGACTTCTCCACTCTATTGAAAAATTTCAAGAACAAGGGTCTCAACGTCCATGATCTAGTTGTACTATCAG GCGGACACACCATTGGAGTAGGCCACTGTAATCTCTTCAGTAACAGACTCTACAACTTCACAGGCAAAGGCGACCAGGACCCTTCTCTGAACTCCACATACGCAACTTTCTTGAAGACCAAATGCCAAAGTCTCAGTGACGCGACCACCACCGTAGAGTTGGATCCTGGAAGCTCTCTAAACTTCGATAGCAATTACTTCGTTATCCTCAAGGAGAACAAGGGTTTATTCCAATCCGACGCAGCCCTTATAACGGACAAGATCGCAAGAAACATTGCTGGAGAGTTGGTTGATTCGGGAACTTTCTTCGTTGAGTTTGCACAGTCAATGAAAAGGTTGGGAGCAGTTCAAGTTCTTACTGGCACTGAAGGGGAGATCAGGAACAAGTGCAGTGTAGTCAATGCC ATTGAGAAATATATTCACCCAAAAGTCTCAAACATGAAGACCCATTTTCTCTTTGTATGTGTTATTGTTTTGAGTGTGATTGGGGTTTGTCAAGGAGGTGCTCTGAGGAAGAAATTCTACAAGACATCATGTCCTCAAGCAGAGGATATTGTCAGAAGGATCACCTGGAGCCATGTCTTAAGCAACCCTAACTTGCCTGCAAAGCTTTTGAGAATGCATTTTCATGACTGTTTTGTTAGG ggcTGCGACGGCTCTATTTTACTAAATTCCACTGCTACTAGCACTGCGGAGAAAGATGCGATTCCAAATCTAACTTTATCAGGATTTGATACTATTGATGCCATAAAATCAGAGATAGAGAATGCATGTCCAGGAGTTGTATCCTGTGCTGACATTTTGGCCTTGGCCGCTAGGGACTCGGTTTCCTTCCAA TTCCAAAAGCCAATGTGGGAAGTACTTACTGGCAGAAGAGACGGCAACGTTTCATTAGCTTCCGATGTCTTTTCTAACCTTCCTTCGCCCTTCTTCGACTTCTCCACTCTCTTGAAAAATTTCAAGAACAAGGGTCTCAACGTCCATGATCTAGTTGTACTGTCag GCGGACACACCATTGGAGTAGGCCACTGTAATCTCTTCAGCAACAGGCTCTACAACTTCACAGGCAAAGGCGACCAGGACCCTTCTCTGAACTCCACATACGCAGCTTTCTTGAAGACCAAATGCCAAAGTCTCAGTGACTCGACCACCACCGTAGAGATGGATCCTGACAGCTCTCTAAACTTCGATGGCAATTACTTCGTTATCCTCAAGGAGAACAAGGGTCTATTCCAATCCGATGCAGCCCTTCTAACGAACAAGATCGCAAGAAATATTGCTGGAGAGTTGGTTGATTCGGGAGCTTTCTTCGTAGAGTTTGCACAGTCAATGAAAAGGTTGGGAGCAGTTCAAGTTCTTACTGGCGCTGAAGGGGAGATCAGGAACAAGTGCAGTGTAGTCAATGCCTAA
- the LOC110614274 gene encoding peroxidase 24: MKTPFLFVCVIALSVIGVCQGGALRKKFYKTSCPQAEDIVRRVTWSHVLSNPNLPAKLLRMHFHDCFVRGCDGSILLNSTATSTAEKDAIPNLTLSGFDTIDAIKSELENACPGVVSCADILALAARDSVSFQFQKPMWEVLTGRRDGNVSLASDVSSNLPSPFFDFSTLLKNFKDKGLNVHDLVVLSGGHTIGIGHCNLFSNRLYNFTGKGDQDPSLNSTYAAFLKTKCQSLSDTTTTVEMDPGSSLNFDSNYFVILRENKGLFQSDAALLTNKIARNIAGELVNSGAFFVEFAESMKRLGAVQVLTGTKGEIRNKCSVANT, translated from the exons ATGAAGACCCCTTTTCTCTTTGTCTGTGTGATTGCTTTGAGTGTGATTGGGGTTTGTCAAGGAGGTGCTTTGAGAAAGAAATTCTACAAGACATCATGTCCTCAAGCAGAGGATATTGTCAGAAGGGTCACCTGGAGCCATGTCTTAAGCAACCCCAACTTGCCTGCAAAGCTTTTGAGAATGCATTTTCATGACTGTTTTGTTAGG GGCTGCGACGGCTCTATTTTACTAAATTCCACTGCTACTAGCACTGCGGAGAAAGATGCAATTCCAAATCTAACTTTATCAGGATTTGATACTATTGATGCCATAAAATCAGAGTTAGAGAATGCATGTCCAGGAGTTGTATCTTGTGCTGACATCTTGGCCTTGGCCGCTAGGGACTCAGTTTCCTTCCAA TTCCAAAAGCCAATGTGGGAAGTGCTTACTGGCAGAAGAGACGGCAATGTTTCATTAGCTTCCGATGTCTCTTCTAACCTTCCTTCGCCCTTCTTCGACTTCTCCACCCTCTTGAAAAATTTCAAGGACAAGGGTCTCAACGTCCATGATCTAGTTGTACTATCAG GCGGACACACCATTGGAATAGGCCACTGTAATCTCTTCAGCAATAGGCTCTACAACTTCACAGGCAAAGGCGACCAAGACCCTTCTCTGAACTCCACATACGCAGCTTTCCTGAAGACTAAATGCCAAAGTCTTAGTGACACGACCACCACCGTAGAGATGGATCCTGGCAGCTCTCTAAACTTCGATAGCAACTATTTCGTTATCCTTAGGGAGAATAAGGGTCTATTTCAATCCGATGCAGCCCTTCTAACGAACAAGATCGCAAGAAATATTGCTGGAGAATTGGTTAACTCGGGAGCTTTCTTCGTAGAGTTTGCAGAGTCAATGAAGAGGTTGGGAGCAGTTCAGGTTCTTACTGGCACTAAAGGGGAGATTAGGAACAAGTGCAGTGTGGCCAATACCTAA